A region of Lichenibacterium dinghuense DNA encodes the following proteins:
- a CDS encoding ABC transporter substrate-binding protein has translation MGHGVILRRSLIGAALLALATAPRPARAEEGEIRIGEINSYSALPSFTEPYRKGWQMAVDEINIAGGIDGKKLTVIAKDDAGKPADALTAANELVSRDHVAMLAGGFFSNVGLALSDFAKAHRVFYLAGEPLTDALVWSAGNRYTFRLRPSNYMQAAMLADEAAKLPAKTWASIAPNYEYGQSAVAVFKKLLAARRPDVTWVAEQWPTQGKIDAGPVVQAIAAAKPDAILNVEFGPDLVKLVREGQTRDLFKDRSVVSFLTGEPEYLDPLKDEAPTGWIVTGYPLSGGLHTPENDAFAKAYQARFGEAPRMGSVVGYTLVKSAAAVLRKAGSTDADKLIAAAEGISFDSPFGRAQFRAVDHQSTLGTFTGRTAQQNNRGVMTEFTYRDGAKYLPTEAEAKGMRPAE, from the coding sequence ATGGGGCACGGCGTCATCCTGCGGCGGAGCCTGATCGGCGCCGCCCTGCTCGCCCTGGCGACGGCGCCGCGGCCGGCCCGCGCCGAGGAGGGCGAGATCCGCATCGGCGAGATCAACTCCTATTCCGCCCTGCCCTCCTTCACCGAGCCCTACCGCAAGGGCTGGCAGATGGCGGTCGACGAGATCAACATCGCGGGCGGCATCGACGGCAAGAAGCTCACCGTCATCGCGAAGGACGACGCCGGCAAGCCCGCGGACGCCTTGACGGCCGCCAACGAGCTCGTGTCGCGCGACCACGTGGCGATGCTGGCCGGCGGCTTCTTCTCCAATGTCGGCCTCGCGCTGTCCGACTTCGCCAAGGCGCACCGCGTGTTCTACCTCGCGGGCGAGCCGCTGACGGACGCGCTCGTCTGGTCCGCCGGCAACCGCTACACCTTCCGCCTGCGGCCCTCGAACTACATGCAGGCCGCGATGCTGGCCGACGAGGCCGCCAAGCTGCCGGCCAAGACCTGGGCCTCGATCGCGCCCAACTACGAATACGGCCAGTCCGCCGTGGCGGTGTTCAAGAAGCTGCTCGCGGCGCGGCGGCCGGACGTGACCTGGGTGGCCGAGCAGTGGCCGACGCAGGGCAAGATCGACGCCGGCCCCGTGGTCCAGGCCATCGCGGCGGCCAAGCCCGACGCGATCCTGAACGTCGAGTTCGGCCCCGACCTCGTGAAGCTGGTGCGCGAGGGCCAGACCCGCGACCTGTTCAAGGACCGCTCCGTGGTGAGCTTCCTCACCGGCGAGCCGGAATACCTCGACCCGCTGAAGGACGAGGCGCCGACGGGCTGGATCGTCACCGGCTACCCGCTGTCGGGCGGGCTGCACACGCCGGAGAACGACGCCTTCGCGAAGGCCTACCAGGCCCGGTTCGGCGAGGCGCCCAGGATGGGCTCCGTGGTGGGCTACACGCTGGTGAAGTCGGCGGCGGCCGTGCTGCGCAAGGCCGGCTCGACCGACGCGGACAAGCTCATCGCCGCGGCGGAAGGCATCAGCTTCGATTCGCCCTTCGGCCGCGCGCAGTTCCGCGCCGTCGACCACCAGTCGACGCTCGGCACCTTCACGGGCCGGACGGCGCAACAGAACAACCGCGGCGTGATGACCGAGTTCACCTACCGCGACGGCGCGAAATACCTGCCCACCGAGGCCGAGGCGAAGGGGATGCGGCCGGCCGAGTGA
- a CDS encoding ferredoxin--NADP reductase: MSNFNEETVLSVHHWTDNLFSFKTTRNPSFRFRNGEFTMIGIPVNGKPLLRAYSVASANYEEELEFFSIKVDNGPLTSRLQHLKVGDAVMVSRKATGTLVIDNLHSGRNLFLLGTGTGLAPFLSVIKDPETYERFEKVVLVHGVRQVAELAYGDMITEHLPQDELLGEILRDKLVYYPTVTREPFRNTGRITDLLASGKINDDLELDPLEAEHDRVMMCGSPGMLVDTKALLLDRGFIEGNHGEPGQFVVEKAFAER; this comes from the coding sequence GTGAGCAACTTCAACGAAGAGACCGTGCTGTCGGTCCACCACTGGACCGACAACCTCTTCAGCTTCAAGACGACCCGCAACCCGTCGTTCCGCTTCCGCAACGGCGAGTTCACGATGATCGGCATCCCGGTCAACGGCAAGCCGCTGCTGCGCGCCTATTCGGTGGCCAGCGCCAACTACGAGGAGGAGCTGGAGTTCTTCTCGATCAAGGTCGACAACGGCCCGCTGACCTCGCGCCTGCAGCACCTCAAGGTCGGCGACGCCGTGATGGTGAGCCGCAAGGCCACCGGCACGCTGGTGATCGACAACCTCCACTCCGGTCGCAACCTGTTCCTGCTCGGCACCGGCACGGGGCTCGCGCCCTTCCTGAGCGTCATCAAGGACCCGGAAACCTACGAGCGCTTCGAGAAGGTGGTCCTGGTGCACGGCGTGCGGCAGGTGGCCGAGCTGGCCTACGGCGACATGATCACCGAGCACCTGCCGCAGGACGAGCTGCTGGGCGAGATCCTGCGCGACAAGCTGGTCTACTATCCGACCGTGACGCGCGAGCCCTTCCGCAACACGGGCCGCATCACAGACCTGCTCGCCTCGGGCAAGATCAACGACGACCTCGAGCTCGACCCGCTGGAGGCCGAGCACGACCGCGTGATGATGTGCGGCTCGCCCGGCATGCTGGTCGACACCAAGGCGCTGCTGCTCGACCGCGGCTTCATCGAGGGCAACCACGGCGAGCCCGGCCAGTTCGTGGTCGAGAAGGCTTTCGCGGAGCGCTGA
- a CDS encoding MOSC domain-containing protein, with the protein MRVSDIRIYPVKGLRGHSVPGAVVHPWGLEGDRRYMVVEAASGRFLTQRQLPRMAEIAAHLGPDGLELSNPDTGRVIVMEPGPQAPSRSATVWRDIVAARDAGDEAAAFLSAALGTACRLVHMADPAADRPVDPDFSAPGDHVTFADGFPLLATSVASLEDLNGLLPHPVSMDCFRTNVAVDGAAPWAEDGWLSLRIGPVPFDGVKDCARCAVTTVDQSTGARSPENEPLLTLSLFRRKAKGRIIFGQNLIPRGPGRIAVGDEVAVA; encoded by the coding sequence GTGCGCGTCTCCGACATCAGGATCTATCCGGTCAAGGGCCTGCGGGGTCACTCCGTCCCCGGGGCCGTCGTCCACCCGTGGGGCCTCGAGGGCGACCGGCGCTACATGGTGGTGGAAGCCGCCTCGGGCCGCTTCCTGACCCAGCGCCAGCTGCCCCGCATGGCCGAGATCGCGGCGCATCTCGGGCCGGACGGCCTCGAGCTGTCGAATCCCGACACCGGCCGCGTCATCGTGATGGAGCCCGGCCCGCAGGCGCCGTCGCGCTCCGCGACGGTGTGGAGGGACATCGTCGCGGCCCGCGACGCCGGCGACGAGGCCGCGGCCTTCCTGTCCGCCGCGCTCGGCACGGCGTGCCGGCTGGTCCACATGGCCGATCCCGCGGCTGACCGCCCCGTCGACCCGGACTTCTCGGCGCCCGGCGACCATGTCACCTTCGCGGACGGCTTCCCGCTGCTGGCCACCAGCGTCGCCTCGCTGGAGGACCTGAACGGCCTCCTGCCCCATCCGGTGTCGATGGACTGCTTCCGCACCAACGTCGCTGTGGACGGGGCGGCGCCCTGGGCGGAGGACGGGTGGCTGAGCCTGCGCATCGGCCCCGTCCCCTTCGACGGCGTCAAGGACTGCGCGCGCTGCGCCGTGACGACCGTCGATCAGTCGACGGGCGCCCGCTCGCCCGAGAACGAGCCCCTGCTCACGCTGAGCCTGTTCCGCCGCAAGGCCAAGGGCCGCATCATCTTCGGCCAGAACCTGATCCCCCGCGGCCCCGGCCGCATCGCGGTCGGGGACGAGGTCGCCGTGGCCTGA
- a CDS encoding GNAT family N-acetyltransferase, whose product MFPEIAREDIFRLETRRLWLRCPQASDVAAAPPEAAEGDPHRHAAALTAWREAGAAGRALHLLLTGRGADRTVIGAVELAPVRGRAEDCGLRLRVWLDEGPRGQGLATEAVQATVDAAFMLTATPLVSASARVLDPAFRRVLEKCGFSSCGTGLDPAADGQGLTASDRFRLDRKAWASLKSWRVFGLPHASSGAAERLGA is encoded by the coding sequence ATGTTTCCCGAGATCGCGCGCGAGGACATCTTCCGCCTCGAGACCCGCCGGCTGTGGCTGCGCTGCCCGCAGGCTTCCGACGTCGCCGCCGCCCCGCCCGAGGCCGCGGAGGGCGACCCTCACCGGCACGCCGCGGCGCTGACGGCGTGGCGCGAGGCGGGCGCGGCGGGCCGCGCGCTGCACCTGCTGCTGACCGGGCGCGGCGCCGACCGCACCGTCATCGGCGCCGTGGAGCTCGCGCCCGTGCGCGGGCGCGCCGAGGACTGCGGCCTGCGGCTGCGCGTGTGGCTCGACGAGGGTCCGCGGGGGCAGGGCCTCGCCACGGAAGCCGTGCAGGCGACGGTGGACGCCGCCTTCATGCTGACCGCGACGCCGCTGGTGTCGGCCTCGGCGCGGGTGCTCGACCCCGCGTTCCGGCGTGTGCTGGAGAAGTGCGGCTTCTCGTCCTGCGGGACGGGGCTCGACCCGGCCGCGGACGGGCAGGGGCTGACGGCGTCCGACCGGTTCCGCCTCGACCGCAAGGCCTGGGCGAGCCTGAAGAGCTGGCGCGTGTTCGGCCTGCCGCACGCGTCGAGCGGAGCGGCCGAACGGCTCGGCGCCTGA
- the rpmA gene encoding 50S ribosomal protein L27, with protein MAHKKAGGSSRNGRDSDGRRLGVKKFGSEAVRGGNIIVRQRGTKWHPGANVGMGKDHTLFALCDGTVEFQRKHDGRTYIAVLQNTVAAQAAE; from the coding sequence ATGGCCCATAAGAAAGCTGGCGGCTCGTCCCGCAACGGCCGCGACTCCGACGGCCGCCGTCTCGGCGTGAAAAAATTCGGCAGCGAAGCCGTGCGCGGCGGCAACATCATCGTGCGCCAGCGCGGCACCAAGTGGCATCCGGGCGCCAACGTCGGGATGGGCAAGGACCACACCCTCTTCGCCCTGTGCGACGGGACCGTGGAGTTCCAGCGCAAGCACGATGGCCGCACCTATATCGCGGTCCTCCAGAACACCGTAGCGGCGCAGGCCGCCGAATAA
- the rplU gene encoding 50S ribosomal protein L21, translated as MFAVIKTGGKQYKVAADDEIVVMTLEGEAGAEITFDQVLSYSDGTTVQVGAPLVEGATVAAEIVKQTRGPKAISFKKRRRQNSKRKRGHRQDLTVVRITDILLAGQERRPREARRARTTPAADAAPAAEAASA; from the coding sequence ATGTTCGCAGTCATCAAGACCGGCGGGAAGCAGTACAAGGTCGCCGCCGACGACGAGATCGTGGTCATGACGCTCGAAGGCGAAGCCGGGGCGGAGATCACGTTCGATCAGGTGCTGAGCTACAGCGACGGCACGACCGTGCAGGTCGGCGCTCCGCTGGTCGAGGGCGCCACCGTGGCGGCCGAGATCGTGAAGCAGACGCGCGGCCCCAAGGCCATCTCGTTCAAGAAGCGCCGCCGGCAGAACTCCAAGCGCAAGCGCGGGCATCGTCAGGATCTCACGGTGGTCCGCATCACCGACATCCTGCTCGCCGGCCAGGAGCGCCGCCCCCGCGAAGCCCGCCGGGCCCGCACGACCCCCGCGGCCGACGCCGCGCCCGCCGCGGAGGCCGCCTCGGCCTGA
- a CDS encoding EthD family reductase: protein MSAVITVLYPNAEDATFDMDYYLGRHMPMVQERFGAHGMTGWRVERITGTPAGEPAPFSVKATLEFGSAEGFAAALRAEGGPVVGDVPNFTTLKPQFLIGESVGHG from the coding sequence ATGAGCGCGGTCATCACGGTCTTGTACCCGAACGCCGAAGACGCGACCTTCGACATGGATTACTACCTCGGCCGGCACATGCCGATGGTGCAGGAGCGCTTCGGCGCCCACGGCATGACGGGCTGGCGCGTCGAGCGCATCACCGGCACGCCGGCGGGCGAGCCCGCGCCGTTCAGCGTCAAGGCCACGCTGGAGTTCGGCAGCGCCGAGGGCTTCGCCGCCGCCCTGAGGGCGGAAGGCGGCCCGGTGGTCGGCGACGTGCCGAATTTCACGACGCTGAAGCCGCAGTTCCTGATCGGCGAGTCCGTCGGCCACGGCTGA
- a CDS encoding ABC transporter ATP-binding protein yields MALDGLDLALREGEVLSLLGPSGCGKSTVLRLLAGLDRPTTGRIAWAGGRPEVGYVFQDATLMPWATAGDNVYLPLRLRGVRRGDAAPRVAEALARVGLGAFARHRPAELSGGMRMRVSIARALVVRPRLLLMDEPFAALDEIARLRLNDDLAGLVAGLGTTMVFVTHSVGESVYLSDRVVVMSSHPGRAAAELAVPGRLGRTRAFRATPAYAALCGEAAAALAAAMADEDAL; encoded by the coding sequence GTGGCGCTCGACGGCCTCGACCTCGCCCTGCGCGAGGGCGAGGTCCTGTCGCTGCTCGGCCCGTCCGGCTGCGGCAAGTCGACCGTGCTGCGCCTCCTCGCCGGCCTCGACCGCCCCACGACCGGGCGGATCGCCTGGGCGGGCGGGCGGCCCGAGGTGGGCTACGTGTTCCAGGACGCGACGCTGATGCCCTGGGCGACGGCGGGCGACAACGTGTACCTGCCGCTGCGCCTGCGCGGCGTCCGCCGCGGCGACGCGGCGCCCCGGGTCGCGGAGGCGCTGGCGCGCGTCGGGCTCGGCGCCTTCGCGCGCCACCGGCCGGCGGAGCTGTCCGGCGGCATGCGGATGCGCGTGTCGATCGCCCGCGCGCTGGTGGTGCGCCCTCGATTGCTGCTGATGGACGAGCCCTTCGCGGCGCTCGACGAGATCGCGCGCCTGCGCCTCAACGACGACCTCGCGGGCCTGGTCGCGGGGCTCGGCACCACGATGGTCTTCGTCACCCACTCGGTCGGCGAGAGCGTCTACCTGTCGGACCGGGTCGTGGTCATGTCGTCGCATCCCGGCCGCGCCGCGGCCGAGCTCGCCGTGCCGGGCCGCCTCGGGCGCACGCGGGCGTTCCGCGCGACGCCGGCCTATGCGGCGCTGTGCGGCGAGGCCGCGGCGGCGCTCGCCGCCGCGATGGCCGACGAGGACGCGCTGTGA
- a CDS encoding potassium transporter Kup, whose amino-acid sequence MHRFGAAASLGALGIVYGDIGTSPLYALKEAVKAAMAPAAQPEAAAVIGAVSVILWSLILVVSIKYAILIMRADNRGEGGIVAMLALLRAREAQPGTWRVGLLVFGLIGAALLYGDGAITPAISVLSAVEGLKVDAPSLAAFVLPITIVVLIVLFLAQRFGTGSIGRIFGPIMLVWFAVLAALGVYGIAKAPEILQAVNPWAALGFMIHAGPAVSFAILGAAFLAVTGGEAMYADMGHFGATPIRVSWFAVVLPCLVLNYFGQGGLLLAEPASIDNPFYQLAPDWLHYPLVVFATAATVIASQAIISGAFSLTQQSIQLGFLPKMHLVHTASEEIGQIYLPVVNWLLAAATLGAVLAFGSSDALAGAYGIAVSALMAITTVLAALVAIQWGFPPVAVVAVNGAFFLIDLVFFSANAVKLLEGGWFPLLLALVVAFLMLTWRRGNHLLEKQRAEMREPESKLVDACGINASGVRLLRLPTSAAYLSAGTTGLPLPLSHFVRTNRAVQKRVLLISAVTTERPRVPLEKRAQVVPLGQGIDRLILTYGFDEAPSVPEGLAFALDRGLLEDIDPENITYIVGRETVIPSRARDGFARWRKKLFAFMARNSEHTAVYFGVPTAQAVELGLEIEL is encoded by the coding sequence CTGCACCGGTTCGGGGCCGCCGCCTCCCTCGGGGCGCTCGGCATCGTCTACGGCGACATCGGCACGAGCCCGCTCTACGCCCTCAAGGAGGCCGTGAAGGCCGCCATGGCGCCGGCCGCCCAGCCGGAGGCCGCGGCGGTGATCGGCGCCGTGTCGGTGATCCTGTGGTCGCTGATCCTGGTCGTGTCGATCAAATACGCCATCCTGATCATGCGGGCCGACAACCGCGGCGAGGGCGGCATCGTCGCCATGCTGGCGCTGCTGCGCGCCCGCGAGGCCCAGCCCGGCACTTGGCGGGTGGGCCTGCTGGTGTTCGGCCTCATCGGCGCGGCGCTGCTCTACGGCGACGGCGCCATCACGCCCGCCATCTCGGTCCTGTCCGCCGTCGAGGGGCTGAAGGTGGACGCGCCGTCGCTCGCTGCCTTCGTGCTGCCCATCACGATCGTCGTGCTGATCGTCCTGTTCCTGGCCCAGCGCTTCGGAACGGGCTCCATCGGCCGAATCTTCGGGCCCATCATGCTGGTGTGGTTCGCGGTGCTGGCGGCCCTCGGCGTCTACGGCATCGCCAAGGCGCCGGAGATCCTCCAGGCGGTCAATCCCTGGGCGGCGCTGGGATTCATGATCCACGCCGGGCCGGCCGTGTCCTTCGCGATCCTCGGCGCGGCCTTCCTGGCCGTGACGGGGGGCGAGGCCATGTACGCCGACATGGGCCATTTCGGCGCCACGCCGATCCGCGTGTCCTGGTTCGCCGTGGTGCTGCCCTGCCTCGTGCTGAACTATTTCGGCCAGGGCGGGCTGCTGCTCGCCGAGCCGGCCTCGATCGACAACCCCTTCTACCAGCTCGCGCCCGACTGGCTGCACTACCCGCTCGTGGTCTTCGCCACCGCCGCAACGGTGATCGCCAGCCAGGCCATCATCTCGGGCGCCTTCTCGCTGACCCAGCAGTCGATCCAGCTCGGCTTCCTGCCCAAGATGCACCTCGTCCACACGGCTTCCGAGGAGATCGGGCAGATCTACCTGCCGGTGGTCAACTGGCTGCTCGCGGCGGCGACGCTCGGCGCCGTGCTGGCCTTCGGCTCGTCGGACGCGCTGGCGGGCGCCTACGGCATCGCGGTCTCGGCGCTGATGGCCATCACCACGGTGCTGGCCGCGCTGGTGGCGATCCAGTGGGGCTTCCCGCCCGTCGCCGTTGTGGCTGTCAACGGCGCCTTCTTCCTGATCGACCTCGTGTTCTTCTCGGCCAACGCCGTGAAGCTGCTCGAAGGCGGCTGGTTCCCGCTGCTTCTGGCGCTGGTCGTCGCCTTCCTGATGCTCACCTGGCGGCGCGGCAACCACCTCCTGGAGAAGCAGCGCGCCGAGATGCGCGAGCCGGAGTCGAAGCTCGTCGACGCCTGCGGCATCAACGCCTCCGGGGTGCGCCTGCTGCGCCTGCCCACCTCCGCGGCCTACCTGTCCGCCGGCACGACCGGCCTGCCGCTGCCGCTGTCCCACTTCGTGCGCACCAACCGCGCCGTGCAGAAACGCGTGCTGCTGATCTCGGCCGTGACGACCGAGCGCCCCCGCGTGCCGCTGGAGAAGCGGGCCCAGGTGGTGCCGCTCGGCCAGGGCATCGACCGGCTGATCCTCACCTACGGCTTCGACGAGGCGCCCTCCGTGCCGGAGGGCCTCGCCTTCGCGCTGGACCGCGGCCTTCTGGAGGACATCGATCCCGAGAACATCACCTACATCGTCGGCCGCGAGACCGTGATCCCGTCGCGGGCCCGCGACGGCTTCGCGCGCTGGCGCAAGAAGCTGTTCGCCTTCATGGCGCGCAACTCGGAGCACACGGCCGTGTATTTCGGCGTCCCCACGGCGCAGGCCGTCGAGCTCGGGCTCGAGATCGAACTCTGA
- a CDS encoding aldo/keto reductase yields MSEIGTVTLPGGRRVPALGQGTWRLGEDPDRRAEEAAALRAGIERGLTLIDTAEMYGEGATESFLGEALEGLRDQLFLVSKAYPQNAGRARLRRACEGSLKRLKAERLDLYLLHWRGSVPLAETVDAMEALRDEGLIAAWGVFNFDADDLEDLLDAGGDGCATDQILLNLARRGPEFDLLPLLDKLSMPAMAYSPVEQGRLFGHPALDAVAARHGATGLQVALAWLLRRPDTIVIPKAGTVAHVEENRAAADLRLTDADLADLDRAFPAPARKVPLEML; encoded by the coding sequence ATGAGCGAGATCGGAACCGTCACCCTGCCCGGCGGCCGGCGCGTGCCGGCGCTGGGCCAGGGCACGTGGCGCCTGGGCGAGGACCCCGACCGCCGCGCCGAGGAGGCGGCCGCGCTGCGCGCCGGGATCGAGCGCGGCCTGACGCTGATCGACACCGCCGAGATGTACGGCGAGGGCGCGACCGAGTCCTTCCTCGGCGAGGCGCTGGAGGGCCTGCGCGATCAGCTCTTCCTCGTGTCCAAGGCCTACCCGCAGAACGCCGGCCGCGCGCGGCTCAGGCGCGCCTGCGAGGGCAGCCTGAAGCGGCTCAAGGCCGAGCGCCTCGACCTCTACCTCCTGCACTGGCGCGGCAGCGTGCCCCTGGCCGAGACCGTGGACGCCATGGAGGCGCTGCGCGACGAGGGGCTGATCGCCGCCTGGGGCGTGTTCAACTTCGACGCCGACGACCTGGAGGACCTTCTCGACGCCGGCGGCGACGGCTGCGCGACCGACCAGATCCTGCTCAACCTCGCGCGCCGCGGCCCGGAGTTCGACCTCTTGCCGCTCCTCGACAAGCTGTCGATGCCGGCCATGGCCTACAGCCCCGTCGAGCAGGGGCGCCTCTTCGGCCATCCCGCGCTCGACGCCGTCGCGGCGCGCCACGGCGCGACCGGGCTGCAGGTGGCGCTCGCCTGGCTGCTGCGCCGGCCGGACACGATCGTGATCCCCAAGGCCGGCACGGTGGCCCACGTCGAGGAGAACCGCGCCGCGGCGGACCTGCGCCTCACGGACGCGGACCTCGCCGACCTCGACCGCGCCTTCCCGGCCCCGGCCCGCAAGGTGCCGCTGGAGATGCTGTGA
- the rpoN gene encoding RNA polymerase factor sigma-54 translates to MALSAKLVMRQGQSLVMTPQLMQAIKLLQLSNLELASFIEEELERNPLLERVDEAHDPREHEPSAEAAPSGDPAESDWTSDEFETDRGALESGLGTELENSFDGERAGPVADPAGDMAGLSATSWTGAPPSAEGEASSLERYVASRPSLHDHLADQLHLAVVDPVDRLIGLSLIDAVDEAGYLSEPLDAVAERLGVALARVEAVLGVVHGFDPTGVGARSLAECLALQLKERDRFDPAMAALVGHLDLLARRDHAALRRICGVDDEDLADMVGEIRRLDPKPGRSYGGGPVQTVVPDVTVRAAPDGSWLIDLNTDVLPRVLVNQTYRARVVRGASDADRSFVANCLQTANWLTKSLEQRARTILKVSSEIVRQQDAFFAHGVQHLRPLNLKAVADAIGMHESTVSRVTSNKYMASPRGIFELKYFFTASIASTMNGAAHSAEAVRFRIKQMIEAETPSDVLSDDAIVAKLKAADIDIARRTVAKYRESLRIPSSVERRREKSVMALAGR, encoded by the coding sequence ATGGCGCTTTCGGCCAAGCTCGTGATGCGCCAGGGCCAGTCCCTGGTGATGACGCCGCAGTTGATGCAGGCGATCAAGCTCCTGCAGCTGTCGAATCTCGAGCTGGCGTCCTTCATCGAGGAGGAGCTGGAGCGCAACCCGCTGCTCGAGAGGGTCGACGAGGCCCACGACCCGCGCGAGCACGAGCCGTCCGCGGAAGCCGCGCCGAGCGGCGATCCCGCCGAGTCCGACTGGACCAGCGACGAGTTCGAGACCGACCGGGGCGCGCTGGAGTCCGGCCTCGGCACGGAGCTGGAGAACAGCTTCGACGGCGAGCGCGCCGGCCCCGTCGCGGACCCGGCCGGCGACATGGCGGGCCTGTCCGCCACCTCCTGGACCGGCGCGCCGCCCTCGGCCGAGGGCGAGGCGTCGAGCCTCGAGCGCTACGTCGCCTCGCGCCCCTCGCTGCACGACCACCTCGCCGACCAGCTCCACCTCGCCGTGGTCGACCCCGTCGACCGCCTGATCGGCCTGAGCCTGATCGACGCCGTCGACGAGGCCGGCTATCTGTCGGAGCCCCTCGACGCCGTCGCGGAGCGGCTCGGCGTCGCGCTCGCGCGCGTCGAGGCGGTGCTCGGCGTGGTGCACGGCTTCGACCCCACGGGCGTCGGCGCGCGCTCGCTGGCCGAGTGCCTCGCGCTGCAGCTCAAGGAGCGCGACCGCTTCGATCCCGCCATGGCGGCCCTGGTCGGCCACCTCGACCTCCTGGCGCGGCGCGACCACGCCGCGCTGCGGCGCATCTGCGGCGTCGACGACGAGGACCTGGCCGACATGGTGGGCGAGATCCGCCGGCTCGATCCCAAGCCCGGCCGCTCCTACGGCGGCGGTCCCGTGCAGACCGTGGTGCCGGACGTGACCGTGCGGGCGGCGCCCGACGGCTCCTGGCTGATCGACCTCAACACCGACGTGCTGCCCCGCGTCCTGGTCAACCAGACCTACCGGGCGCGCGTGGTGCGCGGGGCCAGCGACGCGGACCGGAGCTTCGTGGCCAACTGCCTGCAGACCGCCAACTGGCTGACGAAGAGCCTGGAGCAGCGGGCGCGCACCATCCTGAAGGTGTCGAGCGAGATCGTGCGCCAGCAGGACGCGTTCTTCGCCCACGGCGTCCAGCACCTGCGGCCGCTCAACCTCAAGGCCGTGGCGGACGCCATCGGCATGCACGAGTCGACCGTGTCGCGCGTGACGTCCAACAAATACATGGCGAGCCCGCGCGGCATCTTCGAGCTGAAATACTTCTTCACGGCCTCCATCGCCTCGACCATGAACGGCGCGGCCCATTCGGCCGAGGCGGTGCGCTTCCGCATCAAGCAGATGATCGAGGCCGAGACCCCGTCCGACGTGCTGTCGGACGACGCCATCGTGGCGAAGCTCAAGGCGGCCGACATCGACATCGCGCGGCGCACGGTCGCGAAATACCGGGAAAGCCTGCGCATCCCGTCCTCGGTGGAGCGGCGGCGCGAGAAGTCCGTGATGGCGCTGGCGGGACGCTGA
- the lptB gene encoding LPS export ABC transporter ATP-binding protein encodes MSQTITKPRGLRRLFGRAPAEQSPEPAPAPRREPGFAPSPPDPAWAEEPLPEDLADGAWPDPDMAEGGAAYADRADADEQAPDDDYARDPAWDMAPGTRRDLSPEGMLGVYNLGKAYKGRKVVHDVSINVRRGEAVGLLGPNGAGKTTVFYMITGLVKPDKGMIQLEGHDVTALPMYRRSRLGIGYLPQEASIFRGLNVEDNIRAVLEITVPDRKQRDRELDQLLDEFSITRLRKSPSIALSGGERRRCEIARALAGHPSFMLLDEPFAGIDPIAVGDIQDLVRHLKQRGIGVLITDHNVRETLGLIDRAYIIHSGHVLTEGTADEIVAHPDVRRLYLGQDFRM; translated from the coding sequence GTGTCGCAGACCATCACGAAGCCGCGCGGGCTCCGCCGCCTGTTCGGGCGCGCCCCGGCCGAGCAGTCGCCCGAGCCGGCCCCGGCACCGCGCCGCGAGCCGGGGTTCGCGCCCTCGCCCCCAGACCCGGCCTGGGCGGAGGAGCCGCTCCCCGAGGACCTCGCCGACGGCGCCTGGCCCGACCCGGACATGGCGGAGGGGGGAGCCGCCTATGCGGACCGTGCCGACGCCGACGAGCAGGCGCCGGACGACGACTACGCGCGCGATCCCGCCTGGGACATGGCGCCGGGCACGCGGCGCGACCTGTCGCCCGAGGGCATGCTGGGCGTGTACAACCTCGGCAAGGCCTACAAGGGCCGCAAGGTCGTCCACGACGTGTCGATCAACGTGCGGCGCGGCGAGGCCGTGGGGCTGCTCGGGCCGAACGGCGCCGGCAAGACCACCGTCTTCTACATGATCACCGGCCTCGTGAAGCCCGACAAGGGCATGATCCAGCTCGAAGGGCACGACGTCACGGCGCTGCCCATGTATCGCCGCTCGCGCCTCGGCATCGGCTACCTGCCGCAGGAGGCCTCGATCTTCCGCGGCCTCAACGTCGAGGACAACATCCGCGCCGTGCTGGAGATCACGGTGCCGGACAGGAAGCAGCGCGACCGCGAGCTCGACCAACTGCTCGACGAGTTCTCCATCACCAGACTGCGCAAGTCGCCGTCGATCGCGCTGTCGGGCGGCGAGCGGCGCCGCTGCGAGATCGCCAGGGCGCTCGCCGGCCACCCGTCCTTCATGCTGCTCGACGAGCCCTTCGCCGGCATCGACCCGATCGCGGTCGGCGACATCCAGGACCTCGTGCGCCACCTCAAGCAGCGCGGCATCGGCGTGCTCATCACGGACCACAACGTGCGCGAAACGCTGGGCCTGATCGACCGCGCCTACATCATCCACTCGGGCCACGTGCTGACCGAGGGCACGGCCGACGAGATCGTCGCCCATCCCGACGTGCGCCGCCTCTACCTCGGGCAGGACTTCCGCATGTAG